The Flavobacterium johnsoniae UW101 genomic interval GTTTTCAAAGCGGTGAAGGACGAAGCAGAACAGAATTAGACTTACCTGGAAACCAGCAGCAATTATTAGAAGAAGTTTATAAAGTAAATCCAAATATTGTTTTGGTTTTAAACAACGGACGTCCGTTAGCTTTACCATGGGCAGCAGAACATATTCCTGCTATTGTTGAAGCCTGGCAGTTAGGAACACAATCCGGAAACGCAATTGCACAGGTTTTATACGGAGATTATAACCCAAGTGGTAAACTGCCAATGTCATTTCCCAGAAATGTAGGCCAATGCCCTATTTATTACAATTTATACAATACCGGAAGACCTACAGATAAAGATAAAAATGTGTTTTGGTCGCACTATTCTGATGTAGAAAAAACGCCTTTATATCCTTTTGGTTATGGATTAAGCTATACTTCTTTCATTTATAAAAATTTAAAAATTGCAAAACCTTCATTTCAAAAAGGAGAAAAAATTAAAGTTTCTGTTGAGGTTACCAATACAGGAAATTTTGACGGAAAAGAAGTAGTTCAATTGTACATAAACGATCCTGCCGCCAGTATTGTAAGACCTGTAAAAGAATTAAAAGGTTTTGAACTTATCGAATTAAAAAAAGGAGAAACTAAAACAGTTCAGTTTACTTTAACTGATTCAGCTCTTGGTTTTTATGACAATGACGGTAAATTTTTAGTAGAACCAGGTTTATTCAATGTTATGGTGGGCTGGAATTCTAATGATGGACTTACAACTAAATTTGAACTAAAATAAAGTATTTAAAAAAAAACACATAGAAACATAGATTCATTATTTGTGAAGAAAAGTTAAAAAGAAACTCATTTATCAAACACAGCTATGTGAATTAAAAATAAGTGAAACGCCTTTTTTTAAGTAAACAAAAGCTATGTTTCTATGTGTTAAAAAAACTACTCCAGCAGAATAGTTTTTTTTACAACTATATATCCTGAGTACGATAATTCCTTATTTGGCTATTTATCATACTCAGGATTTTGGCAATATGCCAGATTTGAATAAAAAAAATTAAGTGTTCTGTTTAGTTTTATTAATATTGTTTTCTATATCCTAAAAAAACATTTTACAAACAAGCGGATAATCAATACTGTTACATCTAAATGAAAAATACCACCACTATCCTTTTATGCTTTTTCAGCTTTATAAACTGCCTGTTTTCTCAAGGTAAATTTGACAGCTATCAATTTAGAAGCATACAGGAAACTACCTCAAAACGAGCTGTTTCTTCTATCATTCAGGATAATAATGGTTTTATATGGATAGGCACAAACGGTGCGGGTTTGTATCGTTATGACGGTGTAAATTATTTTGGATACAAATACGATAAAAAACCCGGCTCTGTAAACAGCAACTTTATTTATGCCACGTTTATCGATTCTAATAATAACCTCTGGGTTGGTACTGATGAAGGTTTATGTTTGTACAACAGAGATTTAGATAATTTTACCAAGATTAATATTGAAGATGTTATAACAAAAGGATATAGTGAGCCCATTACTGTAAAAACAATTATTGAAGACAATAACGGCAACTTATTCTTAGGCGCTTATGGTTTCGGATTATTCAAACTTAATATAAAGACTTTAAAGGCTTCTTTAGTGCAGTCAAAAGTGTTGGACAAGCCTAATTTTTTAATAAAATCTTCGATAAAAAGTAAACAGGGAATTATTTATTTAGGAACCAGTTACGGCCTTTTAGAAATCGACTTAAACGGAAAAGTAAAACAGGTTTATAAAGACAAATTTAAAAGAGAACCTTTACTCGACGATATAGAAAATCTTGTCATAGATAAATTTGGATATATATGGCTGGGAACAACAGAAAATGGTTTGATAAAAATTAAACCCGAAACCGATAATTACCAATTTGAAAATTACCCTATTACCAAAAATAAAATCCTGTCTATTGTACAAAGCAGTCTGGATTATATTGTATGCGGTACAGAAAATGACGGATTACTGGTTGTAAATTACAAAGGGCAAGTACTACGAAAATACCTGCACAGCAAATACAATAATTTCAGTTTAAAATCTAATTCTGTCTGGTCGCTGTATGAAGACAAGGAAAAACGACTTTGGCTGGGATATTTCAATAAAGGACTTGGTGTTTTTGACAAACCCAATAACAAATTCAATTCGCTGGAATCTCTTGCCAATAACGATAATTCTTTACAGACCAGCTATGTAACATCTGTTATAAAAGATAAAAAAGGAAATTTATTAATAAGCAATGAAGGCGGCGGACTCGATATTTATAACCTTATTGATAAAAGTTACATTCACGTTAACCAGACAAATCAAAACTATTATTCCGGTTTAGATGCAGTTGATATTCAGACCATATTTATAGACAGCAAGCAAAATATCTGGATAGGAAGCTGGGACCGCGGTATTTACTTTTTAAAAAATGGAACTTCCCGATTCGTAAATTACAATACAGCTAATACATCCGGACTGAAATCTAATCGGATTTTTAGTTTTGCCGAAGATTCTAAAGGCCGAATCTGGATAGGAACTTTTATAAAAGGACTGCATTATTTTGATAATAAAACCAGCACATTTGTACATTGCGATTCTAAACCATTTGCAGAAAACACCTTAGATAACGCTTTTATCCGCAAAGTTTTTGTAGACTCAGACAATGTACTTTGGGTAGGAACAATTTTAGGTTTGTATCAGGTTAGTTTAAAAGATGAAACAAATTTTAAAGTAACGAAAATGCGCGATGCCATGTTTAGCGGCATAAATAAACACAACAGCATTCAAACTATTTTATCTATTTATGAATCTAACGATAAAACGATCTGGATAGGAACAGATGGTCAGGGATTATTTAGCTACAATAAAAAAAATAAGATATTTTCTAATTATGATGATTTTCCGGGTTTTAAGGAAAAATCTGTTCGTGCTATAATTTCAGACAATAATGGTTCTTTATGGGTAAGCGGCGGATCTGGTTTGACAAAACTAGATTTTAAAAATAAAAAAAGCACCAATTTTAATAAAGATGACGGTCTTATTGACAACGATTTTAATAATAACGCCGTCTTTAAAGATGGAAATGGAGAATTGTATTTTGGCGGTTACGAAGGCGTAAATTATTTTAATCCCAACGAAATTAAAAAAGCAGAAAAAGCACCAAGATTGTATTTCAGCGATTTCAAATTATTTAATAAATCTGTAAAACCAAATGAAGAAGGTTCGCCTTTAACCAAAGTAATTTCGCAGACTAAAGAAATTACACTCAACTATACACAATCGGTTTTTACGATTGAATACGTGGGAATTAACTACAATTATTCTAAAAAAAATCAATACGCTTATTATCTGGAAGGTTTTGAAAAAGACTGGAATTATGCCGGAAATAACAGAACGGCAACCTATACCAATCTGGCGCCGGGCAATTATACTTTTAAAGTAAAATCAGCCAATGCAGACGGTACCTGGAGCAACAGTCAATTAGAATTAAAAATAAAAATACTTCCTCCGTGGTGGAAAACTATTTGGGCTTATTTAATATATACCGCTATTTTAATTTTCCTGATTAGATACTTAAATAAAATCTATCAAAACCGATTTAAAGCGAAGCAGGCCATTATCTTAGAAAAAGAAAAATCTATTCAGCTAGAAAAATTAAACAATAAAAAATTACAGTTTTTCACTAATATCTCACATGAATTCAGAACACCTTTAACGCTTATTATTAATCCGCTGGAAGACATTTTAAGAAGCAAAAAATTATCACCTGAAATTCATAATAAATTAAAAATTGTACATAAAAGCTCTGACAGACTTTCGAGACTTATTAATGAGCTTATGGATTTTAATAAATTAGAGTTTAATAAAATTTCACTTCAGGCTAAAAAAGTAGATGTCACAGCTTTTACAGAAGGAATTATTGGCTATTTTGATGAAGAGGCAGCAGCCAGAAACATAACCGTTAACTTTGAATCATCTCAAGATGAACTTGAAGACTGGCTGGATCCTAAAATGCTGGAAAAAATACTTTTTAATATTATTTCTAATGCATTCAAATTTACGCCTGATAATGGTTCTATCACCATTTTTATAGACACAGCCGAAACAGATAATGCTTTAATAATTGATGGAGAAAAAGTTCCTTCCTACTCTATAACCATTACGGATACCGGCTCTGGAATACGCAAAAAAGATCTCAATAGAATTTTTGACCGCTTTTATCAGGTCAATAATGTAAACAAAGATTATTATGGCAGCACCGGAATTGGTTTAGAGGTTGTAAAAGAATTTATTGAACTTCATAAAGGAAAAATTGAGGTTGAAAGCCAAGTTGGAGAAGGCACAAAATTCAAAGTCACATTTCCTTTAGGCAATTCGTTTTATAAGAAAAGTGAAATTATCGATGAGGTTTTTAAAATAGAAAAGAACAAAAATCAATTTTTATTTGACGCCGCTAATAATCAAACAGATGAAGATGATTTTACAGAAACGTCAATCGACAACGCTGCAGAAGAAACTGCAAAATCATATACCGTTTTAATTGTTGAGGACAATCCTGAACTGCGAAATTACCTAAAACAGGAACTAAGCAAATCATACAAAGTTATTACAGCCGAAAATGGTAAAAAAGGCTACGAACTTGCCGTACAAAAATTACCGGATTTAATCATTACAGATGTCATTATGCCGGTCATGGACGGATTACAGCTGTGTAAAAACATAAAAGGAGACTTAAAAACAAGTCATATTCCTTTGTTAATGCTGTCGGCAAAAGCAATGGTCAAAGACCGATTAGAAGGCATAGATTCTGGCGCAGATATGTATTTGAGTAAACCTTTTGAACTGGATATCTTAAAATCAAGTCTGGCGCAGCTTATTACCAGCAGACAGATCATGTTTAAGAAATTTTACAGCGGCATTACCAAACAAGGAAAAGAAAAAACAACATCACTGGATAATGACTTCATTCAAAAAATTCTGCATTTCATCAATGAAAATATCAGCGAGCCGGAATTGACTGTAGAACTCCTGTCTTCTAAAATCTACCTGAGCAGAAGCCAGCTGTACAGAAAAATAAAAACACTGACAGGCGTTTCTGTAAACGAATTTATTAGAAATGTACGATTAGAAAAAGCAAAACAGCTCATAGAACAAGGCAACAATAATATTAATGAGATAAGCTATAAAGTTGGCTTTACTTCTCCCTCCTATTTTGCCAAATGTTATAAAATTAAATACGGCTATCTGCCTACTCAGGAAAAAAGAACAAAAGAATAAAGCAGATAAAAATCAATTTAAAAGAGCTTCGATTACAATCGAAGCTCTTTTTTTGTCAGTGAATTTTTTCAAAAAACCGACTTTCGAATTTCAGGCAAAAATCAACATATAAAAAATATTGACTCGATATTTTAAACAAACAGTATTTTTTATGCAAAAAAATTAGCAATACCTCAGTACTTGTTTTGATGCATCAGGGTGTTTATTTTACTGATTTCGGGGGTTCAGATGTTTTTTTTGCATCATCTGTTGCACAATATGCATCATCCGTTCTACAATACAACACCTCTACAATATACTTTCGTTAAGAAATATTTAAGAAAAAAAGTGCCGCTGTCAAAACTCAAAAATACCAACAGGCAAAAGACCCAAATTTTAAATGTTTTTTATAAAACTTAACGATTAACTAATTATTAAAGTAAACTAACAACCAAATTTTTATGCAGAAAAGAACATTAAAAAAACTATTGTGCTTAATAGTATGTATGTGGGGAAATTTTTTCTACGCTCAAACTGTTAAAGGTAAAGTAACATCTGGCGGTGCCAACCTGCCTGGTGTCAGCGTAATAGTACAAGGAACAAAAAACGGAACCGTTACTGATTTTGACGGTAGTTTTGTATTAAACAATGTAGAGCCAAAAGCGTTGCTGCTTTTTAGTTATGTAGGATATAAAAACCTCTCAATACCAGCAGACACAAAATCAGTTATGCAGATTACCATGATAAGTGACCTCGAAAAATTAAATGAAGTAGTTGTTATTGGATATGGAACATCAAAAAGAAAAGATATAAATGGTGCCGTTTCCTCTATTAAAGCTTCTGAAATTCAGGACAAACCTTTTGTTTCTATCGATCAGGCGCTTGTAGGTAAAGCTGCAGGTGTAAACGTGACTCAAAACTCAGGAACACCCGGAGGAGGAATTTCTGTGCAGATTAGAGGGATTACGTCTATTAACGGAAATGAACCTTTGTATGTTATTGACGGAACTCCGGTTTTTGCAGATAAAAACAACGACACATTTTCATTCAGTGCTTTAGGCGGAGGAAACGGACAAACTAAAAATTCAGCTTTGTCTGGTCTGAATATTTCAGATATTGAAACTATTGACATTTTAAAAGATGCATCGGCAACTGCTATTTATGGTGCTAACGGAGCTAACGGTGTCGTTTTGATTACAACCAAAAAAGGGAAAAAAGGAAAATCAAAATTTACATACGAAACTTATTTAGGAACTCAGGAAATAAGAAATACCGTTGATGTTTTAAACCTGCCTGAATACGCCGCTTATCAGGCAAAAATTTATAAATTAAATGGTGAACCAGTTCCGTATCAATATCAAAAACCTAATTTATTAGGAAATGGAACAAACTGGCAGGATGAACTTTTTAGAACTGCTACCATGTACAATCATCAGCTGTCATTTTCAGGCGAAAAAGAAGGAACACGTTATTATACCTCTTTAAACTATTTTGATCAGGAAGGAATTGTTTTAAATTCAGATTTCAACAGATTATCTATGCGATTAAACGTTGATTCTAATGTAAAATCCTGGCTTAAAATTGGGAACAACCTATCAGTTAGTAAATCATCTCAGCAAGTAGTACGAAACGATGACAGAGGCGGATTGGTTATGAACGCTTTAAGACAATCTCCAGAGTTACCAGTTAGAACTCCAGATGGTTCTTATGCAGGACCAACCAGCGGTTTAGGATCTTCGGCAAATGAGGCAACTAACCCAATCGCTTTGTCTGAATACAATAATTCGACTACCGAAAGATTTAAAATTAACGGAAATTTATTTGCCGATTTTACGCTGATAAAAGGATTAGTTTTTAGAACTGAATTAGGATACGATTTAAATTTTGCAAAAAGCAGCACTTTTGCCCCTAAATATACTTTAGGAAACGTAAATGAACTTTTAAACAAATCATTCAAACAGCAGGATCAAAGTTATTATTGGAACATCAAAAACTATTTGACGTACAATAAAACAATCAGCGAGAAACACAATTT includes:
- a CDS encoding SusC/RagA family TonB-linked outer membrane protein → MWGNFFYAQTVKGKVTSGGANLPGVSVIVQGTKNGTVTDFDGSFVLNNVEPKALLLFSYVGYKNLSIPADTKSVMQITMISDLEKLNEVVVIGYGTSKRKDINGAVSSIKASEIQDKPFVSIDQALVGKAAGVNVTQNSGTPGGGISVQIRGITSINGNEPLYVIDGTPVFADKNNDTFSFSALGGGNGQTKNSALSGLNISDIETIDILKDASATAIYGANGANGVVLITTKKGKKGKSKFTYETYLGTQEIRNTVDVLNLPEYAAYQAKIYKLNGEPVPYQYQKPNLLGNGTNWQDELFRTATMYNHQLSFSGEKEGTRYYTSLNYFDQEGIVLNSDFNRLSMRLNVDSNVKSWLKIGNNLSVSKSSQQVVRNDDRGGLVMNALRQSPELPVRTPDGSYAGPTSGLGSSANEATNPIALSEYNNSTTERFKINGNLFADFTLIKGLVFRTELGYDLNFAKSSTFAPKYTLGNVNELLNKSFKQQDQSYYWNIKNYLTYNKTISEKHNFTFLLGQEAQESRYEYLSGYRSGEFLNKNFTNLNIGDIDTAVNGNGSGRWSMTSYISRLNYSFSDRYSFSASIRADASSNFGPNNKWGYFPSFSGGWTVSNEKFFEPLSNSINYLKFRAGYGTVGNQNIPANRYQTILSLLSSPFGGVSPTIDNLGNPNIKWESLKSFNTGFELAMLNNRVKLDFDYYVKNSSDFLTKQINDESNQSALNYYLNTGEIVTKGIELTLNTRNIATENFNWDTTIIFSKYNNELTRFQGEGKSLLGKVQFDLYNVTRTTEGQPVGQFYGYVTDGLFKNAAELAAGPVQEAGTGIGDIRFKDLNGDGKIDSKDQTAIGDAIPDFTYAVTNNFRYKNFNLGIVLTGSQGNQIYNFTRHYIDGIYPGFGDRFGNVSTQAIHAFEPGVNENTDVPRITLNDPNGNGRISNRFVEDGSYLRIQNVSLSYDLPSKIFDNSFISKVRLYVNVQNLYTFTKYSGFDPALGNLDQNITLSGIDLGRYPVPRTISAGVNLEF
- a CDS encoding hybrid sensor histidine kinase/response regulator transcription factor, with protein sequence MKNTTTILLCFFSFINCLFSQGKFDSYQFRSIQETTSKRAVSSIIQDNNGFIWIGTNGAGLYRYDGVNYFGYKYDKKPGSVNSNFIYATFIDSNNNLWVGTDEGLCLYNRDLDNFTKINIEDVITKGYSEPITVKTIIEDNNGNLFLGAYGFGLFKLNIKTLKASLVQSKVLDKPNFLIKSSIKSKQGIIYLGTSYGLLEIDLNGKVKQVYKDKFKREPLLDDIENLVIDKFGYIWLGTTENGLIKIKPETDNYQFENYPITKNKILSIVQSSLDYIVCGTENDGLLVVNYKGQVLRKYLHSKYNNFSLKSNSVWSLYEDKEKRLWLGYFNKGLGVFDKPNNKFNSLESLANNDNSLQTSYVTSVIKDKKGNLLISNEGGGLDIYNLIDKSYIHVNQTNQNYYSGLDAVDIQTIFIDSKQNIWIGSWDRGIYFLKNGTSRFVNYNTANTSGLKSNRIFSFAEDSKGRIWIGTFIKGLHYFDNKTSTFVHCDSKPFAENTLDNAFIRKVFVDSDNVLWVGTILGLYQVSLKDETNFKVTKMRDAMFSGINKHNSIQTILSIYESNDKTIWIGTDGQGLFSYNKKNKIFSNYDDFPGFKEKSVRAIISDNNGSLWVSGGSGLTKLDFKNKKSTNFNKDDGLIDNDFNNNAVFKDGNGELYFGGYEGVNYFNPNEIKKAEKAPRLYFSDFKLFNKSVKPNEEGSPLTKVISQTKEITLNYTQSVFTIEYVGINYNYSKKNQYAYYLEGFEKDWNYAGNNRTATYTNLAPGNYTFKVKSANADGTWSNSQLELKIKILPPWWKTIWAYLIYTAILIFLIRYLNKIYQNRFKAKQAIILEKEKSIQLEKLNNKKLQFFTNISHEFRTPLTLIINPLEDILRSKKLSPEIHNKLKIVHKSSDRLSRLINELMDFNKLEFNKISLQAKKVDVTAFTEGIIGYFDEEAAARNITVNFESSQDELEDWLDPKMLEKILFNIISNAFKFTPDNGSITIFIDTAETDNALIIDGEKVPSYSITITDTGSGIRKKDLNRIFDRFYQVNNVNKDYYGSTGIGLEVVKEFIELHKGKIEVESQVGEGTKFKVTFPLGNSFYKKSEIIDEVFKIEKNKNQFLFDAANNQTDEDDFTETSIDNAAEETAKSYTVLIVEDNPELRNYLKQELSKSYKVITAENGKKGYELAVQKLPDLIITDVIMPVMDGLQLCKNIKGDLKTSHIPLLMLSAKAMVKDRLEGIDSGADMYLSKPFELDILKSSLAQLITSRQIMFKKFYSGITKQGKEKTTSLDNDFIQKILHFINENISEPELTVELLSSKIYLSRSQLYRKIKTLTGVSVNEFIRNVRLEKAKQLIEQGNNNINEISYKVGFTSPSYFAKCYKIKYGYLPTQEKRTKE